One segment of Panicum virgatum strain AP13 chromosome 1K, P.virgatum_v5, whole genome shotgun sequence DNA contains the following:
- the LOC120650133 gene encoding RNA-binding protein 24-B-like isoform X1, with protein MALQQQQQHAGSASGSASASSSSSGLHPLASPSSFADTTHTKVFVGGLAWETNSDRLRHFYERCGDILEAVVITDRHSGRSKGYGFVTFREPESARKACEDPTPVIDGRRANCNLASLGRAQHPVPFGRPRSAGSYFGVSVPRGFYLGGYGQHRPLPLGYCQGFPVPQYSYTSYGAEYIYPQGTLNPYAGQQNIPIYGVSAAANASNQPFSQLGPSISGGGSGYLSVQGYNMPGNQYVQLTGSNFSNASPTARPSIQTPFLVAAPIPAHPHLIIPAHSPQFTQASVSDQRAS; from the exons ATGgctctgcagcagcagcagcagcacgcgggGTCGGCGTCcgggtcggcgtcggcgtcgagctCCAGCTCGGGGCTGCACCCGCTCGCGTCGCCCTCGTCCTTCGCGGACACCACCCACACCAAGGTCTTCGTCGGCGGGCTCGCCTGGGAGACCAACAGCGACAGGCTCCGCCACTTCTACGAGCGCTGCGGGGACATCCTCGAGGCCGTCGTCATCACCGACCGCCACTCCGGCCGCTCCAAGGGCTACGGATTC GTGACGTTCCGTGAACCCGAGTCGGCGAGGAAGGCCTGCGAGGACCCCACGCCGGTGATCGACGGCAGGCGGGCCAATTGTAACCTGGCGTCGCTTGGTCGAGCCCAGCATCCCGTGCCCTTTG ggCGGCCAAGATCAGCTGGGTCCTACTTTGGTGTCTCGGTTCCAAGGGGCTTTTATCTAGGGGGTTATGGCCAGCACCGACCGCTTCCACTTGGGTACTGCCAAGGATTCCCAGTTCCCCAGTACAG TTACACTTCATATGGGGCCGAATACATCTATCCACAG GGTACATTGAACCCATACGCCGGTCAGCAAAATATTCCGATATACGGAGTCTCAGCTGCAGCAAATGCATCCAACCAACCATTTAGCCAATTGGGTCCATCCATTTCTGGTGGGGGCAGTGGTTATTTGTCAGTTCAGGGTTACAACATGCCTGGAAATCAATATGTGCAGCTCACTGGATCGAACTTCAGCAATGCATCACCAACTGCTCGGCCTTCCATTCAGACTCCCTTTTTAGTAG CAGCACCTATTCCCGCACACCCACATCTAATCATTCCAGCCCACTCTCCTCAGTTTACACAAGCTAGTGTTTCTGATCAAAGAGCAAGCTGA
- the LOC120650133 gene encoding RNA-binding protein 24-B-like isoform X2, whose protein sequence is MALQQQQQHAGSASGSASASSSSSGLHPLASPSSFADTTHTKVFVGGLAWETNSDRLRHFYERCGDILEAVVITDRHSGRSKGYGFVTFREPESARKACEDPTPVIDGRRANCNLASLGRAQHPVPFGRPRSAGSYFGVSVPRGFYLGGYGQHRPLPLGYCQGFPVPQYSYTSYGAEYIYPQGTLNPYAGQQNIPIYGVSAAANASNQPFSQLGPSISGGGSGYLSVQGYNMPGNQYVQLTGSNFSNASPTARPSIQTPFLVAPIPAHPHLIIPAHSPQFTQASVSDQRAS, encoded by the exons ATGgctctgcagcagcagcagcagcacgcgggGTCGGCGTCcgggtcggcgtcggcgtcgagctCCAGCTCGGGGCTGCACCCGCTCGCGTCGCCCTCGTCCTTCGCGGACACCACCCACACCAAGGTCTTCGTCGGCGGGCTCGCCTGGGAGACCAACAGCGACAGGCTCCGCCACTTCTACGAGCGCTGCGGGGACATCCTCGAGGCCGTCGTCATCACCGACCGCCACTCCGGCCGCTCCAAGGGCTACGGATTC GTGACGTTCCGTGAACCCGAGTCGGCGAGGAAGGCCTGCGAGGACCCCACGCCGGTGATCGACGGCAGGCGGGCCAATTGTAACCTGGCGTCGCTTGGTCGAGCCCAGCATCCCGTGCCCTTTG ggCGGCCAAGATCAGCTGGGTCCTACTTTGGTGTCTCGGTTCCAAGGGGCTTTTATCTAGGGGGTTATGGCCAGCACCGACCGCTTCCACTTGGGTACTGCCAAGGATTCCCAGTTCCCCAGTACAG TTACACTTCATATGGGGCCGAATACATCTATCCACAG GGTACATTGAACCCATACGCCGGTCAGCAAAATATTCCGATATACGGAGTCTCAGCTGCAGCAAATGCATCCAACCAACCATTTAGCCAATTGGGTCCATCCATTTCTGGTGGGGGCAGTGGTTATTTGTCAGTTCAGGGTTACAACATGCCTGGAAATCAATATGTGCAGCTCACTGGATCGAACTTCAGCAATGCATCACCAACTGCTCGGCCTTCCATTCAGACTCCCTTTTTAGTAG CACCTATTCCCGCACACCCACATCTAATCATTCCAGCCCACTCTCCTCAGTTTACACAAGCTAGTGTTTCTGATCAAAGAGCAAGCTGA